In Paraburkholderia caribensis, a single window of DNA contains:
- a CDS encoding rhodanese-like domain-containing protein — protein MSTLEQLYSQAEKRRVDNQLPYAGAVTPAEAFELLQLDPRTRLVDVRTRAELDWVGRPVVGDGQYAHVEWTRYPGGVPNAEFIDQLRQVATPDTPVLLLCRSAARSKLAAIAATQAGFTKALDLLEGFEGDKDGQGHRKTVSGWCFRGLPWIGA, from the coding sequence ATGAGTACGCTCGAACAGTTGTACAGCCAGGCTGAAAAGCGCCGTGTCGACAACCAGCTCCCCTACGCGGGCGCCGTCACGCCTGCCGAGGCATTCGAGCTTCTGCAACTCGACCCGCGCACCCGTCTCGTCGATGTGCGCACGCGCGCCGAACTCGACTGGGTCGGACGTCCGGTGGTCGGCGACGGCCAGTATGCGCATGTCGAATGGACGCGCTACCCGGGCGGCGTGCCGAATGCCGAATTCATCGACCAACTCCGTCAGGTCGCAACGCCCGACACGCCCGTGCTGCTGCTGTGCCGCAGCGCGGCGCGCTCGAAGCTGGCGGCCATCGCGGCGACGCAAGCCGGCTTCACGAAGGCACTGGATCTGCTGGAAGGCTTCGAAGGCGACAAGGATGGCCAAGGGCATCGGAAGACCGTGTCGGGCTGGTGTTTTCGCGGCTTGCCGTGGATCGGCGCTTGA
- a CDS encoding competence/damage-inducible protein A: MAFGVIIIGDEILSGRRVDKHLPKVIQLLSARGLSLSWAEYIGDDPERITATLRRTFASGDIVFSTGGIGATPDDHTRQCAAAALAVPLELHPEAKALIQERIRDMHPASSSAPVDFNTPDNLHRLNMGTYPRGASIIPNGYNKIPGFSVGDHHFVPGFPVMAWPMIEWVLDTKYQHLHHSTPHAERSLLVFELPESTLTPLMEKIEHDFPGVRVFSLPSVGDAERGGIYARRHIDLGVKGEPEAVAAAFVKLREGVHLLGGDIVEPEAAAHAQPHR; encoded by the coding sequence ATGGCATTTGGCGTCATCATCATCGGCGATGAAATCCTGTCCGGCAGACGCGTCGACAAGCATCTGCCGAAAGTCATCCAGCTTTTGAGCGCGCGTGGCCTGTCGCTGTCGTGGGCCGAATATATCGGCGACGATCCCGAGCGCATTACGGCGACCTTGCGCCGCACGTTCGCCTCGGGCGACATCGTGTTTTCGACGGGCGGCATCGGCGCGACGCCGGACGATCACACGCGCCAATGCGCGGCCGCCGCGCTTGCCGTGCCGCTCGAACTGCATCCCGAGGCAAAGGCGCTGATCCAGGAGCGCATCCGCGACATGCATCCCGCCAGTTCGTCCGCGCCCGTCGATTTCAACACGCCGGATAATTTGCATCGTCTGAACATGGGCACGTATCCGCGCGGCGCGTCGATCATTCCGAACGGCTACAACAAGATTCCTGGTTTTTCTGTCGGCGATCATCACTTCGTGCCGGGCTTTCCGGTCATGGCCTGGCCGATGATCGAGTGGGTGCTGGATACGAAATACCAGCATCTGCATCATTCGACGCCGCACGCGGAAAGGTCTCTGCTCGTCTTCGAGTTGCCCGAGTCGACGCTGACGCCGCTGATGGAAAAGATCGAGCATGACTTTCCGGGCGTGCGCGTGTTCAGCCTGCCGAGCGTCGGCGATGCGGAGCGCGGCGGCATCTATGCGCGCCGGCATATCGATCTGGGCGTGAAGGGCGAGCCGGAAGCCGTCGCCGCAGCATTCGTGAAGCTGCGTGAAGGCGTGCATCTGCTCGGCGGCGATATCGTCGAGCCGGAAGCGGCAGCGCACGCACAGCCGCATCGCTGA
- the glnA gene encoding type I glutamate--ammonia ligase → MSKSVADVMQLVKDEDVKFVDFRFTDTRGKEQHVSVPVSAFDEDKFESGHAFDGSSIAGWKGIEASDMLLVPDADTAFIDPFYEESTLVLTCDVVEPADGKGYERDPRSLAKRAEAYLKSTGLGDTAFFGPEPEFFIFDSVQWSADQSGCFVKIGSEEAPWSSGKEFEGGNTGHRPGTKGGYFPVAPVDTFQDIRSEMCLLLEQIGIPVEVHHHEVAGQGQNEIGTKFSTLVQRADWTQQLKYIVHNVAHTYGKTATFMPKPVVGDNGSGMHVHQSIWKDGQNMFAGNGYAGLSEFALFYIGGIIKHARALNAITNPGTNSYKRLVPHFEAPVKLAYSARNRSASIRIPHVANPKGRRIETRFPDPLANPYLCFSALMMAGLDGVQNKIHPGEAADKNLYDLPPEEDAKIPTVCAGLDQALEALDADREFLTRGGVFTDGMIDAYLELKETELQRVRMTTHPVEFELYYSL, encoded by the coding sequence ATGAGTAAATCCGTGGCCGACGTCATGCAGCTCGTCAAGGACGAGGACGTCAAGTTTGTCGACTTCCGTTTCACCGACACGCGCGGCAAGGAGCAACACGTTTCGGTGCCGGTGTCGGCATTCGACGAAGACAAATTCGAAAGCGGCCATGCGTTTGACGGTTCCTCGATTGCTGGCTGGAAGGGCATCGAAGCGTCGGACATGCTGCTCGTGCCGGACGCCGACACCGCCTTCATCGACCCGTTCTACGAAGAGTCGACCCTCGTGCTGACCTGCGACGTCGTCGAACCGGCTGACGGCAAAGGTTACGAACGTGACCCGCGCTCGCTGGCAAAGCGCGCCGAAGCGTATCTGAAGAGCACGGGTCTGGGCGACACGGCCTTCTTCGGTCCGGAACCGGAATTCTTCATTTTCGACTCGGTCCAGTGGAGCGCCGACCAGTCGGGCTGCTTCGTCAAGATCGGCTCGGAAGAAGCACCGTGGTCGTCGGGCAAGGAATTCGAAGGCGGCAACACGGGTCACCGTCCGGGCACGAAGGGCGGCTACTTCCCGGTCGCGCCTGTCGACACGTTCCAGGACATCCGCTCGGAAATGTGTCTGCTGCTCGAACAGATCGGCATCCCTGTCGAAGTTCACCACCACGAAGTGGCAGGTCAAGGCCAGAACGAAATCGGCACGAAGTTCTCGACGCTGGTTCAGCGCGCTGACTGGACGCAACAGCTGAAGTACATCGTTCACAACGTCGCGCACACGTACGGCAAGACGGCGACGTTCATGCCGAAGCCCGTCGTCGGCGACAACGGTTCGGGCATGCACGTCCACCAGTCGATCTGGAAGGACGGCCAGAACATGTTCGCGGGCAACGGCTACGCTGGGCTGTCGGAATTCGCGCTGTTCTACATCGGCGGCATCATCAAGCACGCACGCGCGCTGAACGCGATCACAAACCCGGGTACGAACTCGTACAAGCGTCTCGTGCCGCACTTCGAAGCGCCTGTGAAGCTGGCTTACTCGGCACGTAACCGCTCGGCATCGATCCGTATTCCGCACGTTGCGAACCCGAAGGGCCGCCGTATCGAAACGCGTTTCCCGGATCCGCTCGCGAACCCGTACCTGTGCTTCTCGGCACTGATGATGGCAGGTCTGGACGGCGTGCAGAACAAGATCCATCCGGGCGAAGCCGCCGACAAGAACCTGTACGACCTGCCGCCGGAAGAGGATGCAAAGATCCCGACCGTGTGTGCCGGCCTCGACCAGGCACTGGAAGCGCTCGACGCAGACCGCGAGTTCCTGACGCGCGGCGGTGTGTTCACCGACGGCATGATCGACGCTTACCTCGAACTGAAGGAAACCGAGCTGCAACGCGTGCGTATGACCACGCACCCGGTCGAGTTCGAACTGTACTACTCGCTGTAA
- the glnL gene encoding nitrogen regulation protein NR(II), which translates to MVLKNLIKARKGHTDALSDDAQLVESGLLPGFEALPTVVLVLDKRTLRVAFANPSAESMLEMSRRQLTQMAWPDIFTNGEELTATIAAIAAHRFHATHLDAVLERGGHEPLHVHAIVGFLESAQDYVLLELFENERHLRSDREERIHDLTAVNKQLIRNLAHEIKNPLGGIRGAAQLLEFELGARERDELREYTQVVIKESDRLQTLVDRLLEPHRHPHIVGDVNIHEVCERVRAVILAEFPRGLTIERDYDVSVPDLRGDKEQLIQALLNIVRNAAEALRERISQGDARIELRTRVARKVTIAKRLCKLALDLHIVDNGPGIPEDIRDRIFYPLVSGREDGSGLGLTLAQTFVQQHEGMIEVESRPGHTEFQILLPLDA; encoded by the coding sequence ATGGTATTGAAGAACCTGATCAAGGCCAGAAAAGGGCACACCGACGCATTGTCGGATGATGCGCAACTCGTCGAATCCGGTTTGCTGCCGGGCTTCGAGGCGCTGCCCACCGTCGTGCTCGTGCTCGACAAGCGGACGCTGCGTGTCGCGTTCGCGAATCCGTCGGCCGAGTCGATGCTCGAAATGTCGCGCCGGCAGCTTACGCAAATGGCCTGGCCCGACATCTTCACGAACGGCGAAGAACTGACGGCGACCATCGCCGCAATCGCCGCTCACCGTTTCCACGCCACGCATCTGGACGCCGTGCTCGAACGCGGCGGTCACGAGCCGCTGCACGTGCATGCGATCGTCGGCTTCCTGGAGAGCGCGCAGGACTACGTGCTGCTCGAACTGTTCGAGAACGAGCGCCATTTGCGATCCGATCGCGAAGAGCGCATTCACGATCTGACGGCCGTGAACAAGCAGCTGATCCGCAATCTCGCGCATGAGATCAAGAACCCGCTCGGCGGGATTCGCGGCGCGGCGCAACTGCTCGAATTCGAACTCGGCGCGCGCGAGCGCGACGAACTGCGTGAATACACGCAGGTCGTCATCAAGGAATCGGACCGGCTGCAGACGCTGGTCGACCGCCTGCTCGAACCGCATCGTCATCCGCATATCGTCGGCGACGTGAATATCCACGAAGTCTGCGAGCGCGTGCGCGCGGTGATTCTCGCTGAGTTTCCGCGCGGTCTGACGATCGAACGCGACTACGACGTCAGCGTGCCCGATCTGCGCGGCGACAAGGAGCAGCTGATCCAGGCGCTGCTGAACATCGTGCGCAATGCGGCCGAGGCGCTGCGCGAACGCATCTCGCAAGGCGATGCGCGCATCGAGTTGCGCACGCGCGTGGCGCGCAAGGTGACGATCGCGAAACGTCTTTGCAAGCTGGCACTGGACTTGCATATCGTCGACAACGGGCCCGGCATTCCCGAAGACATACGCGATCGCATCTTCTATCCGCTCGTATCGGGCAGGGAAGACGGTAGCGGTCTTGGCCTGACGCTCGCGCAGACTTTCGTGCAGCAGCACGAAGGGATGATCGAAGTGGAGAGCCGTCCGGGTCACACCGAGTTTCAGATCCTGCTGCCGCTCGACGCCTGA